From the Bacillota bacterium genome, the window GTGTATTCTTCCAGCAGGCGCGTCGCCTGTTCTATCGTCTGCTCAACCATCCAATCACCCACAGAATCACCGTTAGCAGGATGCTCAAAGCAATACTGGTTCCCAGGAAGATGCCCACGCTGAAATTTCCCTTGCGCCAGACGATGTCACCGGGCAGCAGACCACCGCCCCGCGCGCCGGCAAAGCGTTCTATCGCCCACATCAATGCACCAATCAGGACGAGCATCCCCCCAATAAGAACCAGTGTTTTGCCCAGAGAGCCTACCATCGCCCCATTCCTCCTGCGTGCAAATTGTACAGGTTTTGATGGGGCATTGTCAACAGAAAGGTTGGGCTGAAGGCTCGTTTGTGCTTTTATCCACAAGTTATGCTATAATGGTAATGAGAATCGTTATCGTTAGGAGTAAACAGATGAGTAAGCACGACAGCCTGAAGGCATCGCTGGAAGAACTCATTCGTGGGGAGTTGTCCAGTGCGGAGACCTACCGTATACTGGCAAGACGTGAGAAGGACCCGCGCAAAAAGCAGATTTTGGAACAGCTGGCGCAGGTGGAGGAGCGTCACGCGAAGGAATGGAGCCAGCGTCTGGAAGAGCTGGGAGGCAAACCACCGCAAATCGACAGGGTGAAGCCGCTGTTTGGCTGGCAGGCGTATCTGGCAAGTCCCGAAATGGTGTTGCGGCGCATGGAGGAGCATGAGGATGAAGCGGTCGTGCGCTATCTGGGGATGCAGCAACTGGGCGATGAGCGCACCGCCGAAATCGCGCAGCGAGTAATGCGAGATGAAGAGGAACACGCCCACGTCACGCGCGCTCTTTACGCCGCTTCGGAAAGAGAGCATCCGGTAGAGCGCATCCTGCAGCGGGAGCACTGGCACGTGCGCGGTGGTTCGTGGATTGGCGATGCCATCTACGGGGTCAATGACGGGTTGGGCGCGGTGTTCGGCATCGTTTCCGGCATGGCAGGATACAGTGCAGGCAGCGCAGAGGGACACCAGACGGTGTTGATTGCCGGGCTGGTGGGCACGCTGGCGAGTGCGCTGTCGATGGGTTCTGGAGCGTTTCTGGCAGCGAAGTCGGAGCGTGAGGTTTACGAGGCGGAGCTGGCTCGCGAACGCAAGGAGATCCTAGAAAACCCGGAAGAAGAGGTCGAGGAGATGAGCCTGTTTTACCAGCTGAAGGGCTTCTCCAAAGAGGAGGCGGACGCCATGGCGCACCGATTGGCGGAGAAGCCCGACCAGATGCTGCGGCAGATGGCACATGAGGAGCTGGGGCTTTCCGAAGCCAGCTTCCCGAACCCATGGGTGTCGCTGTTTTCTTCGATGGTGTCGACGGCAATCGGTGGATTAATACCGGTGCTGCCCTTCTTCTTCGCAAGGGGCTGGGAAGCGGTTTTCTGGTCTGCGTTGGTGAGTGTGCTGGCGCACTTCGCAGTGGGCGCAGCGAAAAGCCTGGTCACCACCCGCAAGTGGTGGGTGAGTGGGCTGGAGATGACGGCTATCGCCTTCGTGGTTGGGGTGTTGACCTATCTGATTGGCGTGCTGTTCAACGTTCACGTGTAAAGGGAAAACCGCCGGATGACCTCCATCCGGCGGCATTGCGAGTGCACCGTTAGGCGAGAAGGTGGCTGCTCACCTCCTCGCAGCCCGACGCGAAGCGCGTCCAGGCGCGCCAGCGCGAAACCATCTTTCGCGCCCTGCCGGCACCGCCTGCTGACAATTATCGCCAGCGGTGTGCCTGACCCCACCCCGTCTCACGGGGTTCCATCACATATATATAGCAAGAATCGTGCCACAGAAGCGGTTTTCGCGGGTTTCGGGCAAAAAATCATCGGAATTTTTGTTATTTTGTGACCATCTGTTCCAGCAAGCGGGGCACCTGCTGTAGAGCTTGCGGGATTTTGTCTGCGTCGCGCCCGCCTGCCTGAGCAAATTCAGGGCGTCCGCCGCCACCTCCTCCGCTCATTCGCGCCAGCTCGCGCACCAGATTGCCCGCGTGTACACCCTTTGTCACCGCCGATGGCTTCGCCTTCGCGACAAACAACGCCTTACCATCCGTAGCGGCGGCGAGCACCACCAGGTCGGCTCTCTGTGCCGCCTGGTCCGCCAGAGAAGCCAGCGTTTGGGCATCCACGCCATCAGCCCGTCCGGTAACGACCTGCAGTCCGGCTATCTCCACCGGCTCAAATTGCAGCGAACGCGCCGCCGCGCTGCGACGCAACTGCTCCAGCTGCTTCTCCAGCTCCTGCCGTTGCGCCTGCAGTCGCTCGATGGCGGTGGGGATGTCGGGCACGGCGCATTTCAGGCGCGATGCCGCGCTCTCCAGCAGTTCCTGTTGCTGGCGGATATACTGATACACGCCCCAGCCTGTAACCGCCTCGATGCGCCGCACGCCCGCCGCCACGCTTCCCTCTGAGACTATCTTG encodes:
- a CDS encoding DUF2905 domain-containing protein, with product MVGSLGKTLVLIGGMLVLIGALMWAIERFAGARGGGLLPGDIVWRKGNFSVGIFLGTSIALSILLTVILWVIGWLSRR
- a CDS encoding VIT1/CCC1 transporter family protein, encoding MRDEEEHAHVTRALYAASEREHPVERILQREHWHVRGGSWIGDAIYGVNDGLGAVFGIVSGMAGYSAGSAEGHQTVLIAGLVGTLASALSMGSGAFLAAKSEREVYEAELARERKEILENPEEEVEEMSLFYQLKGFSKEEADAMAHRLAEKPDQMLRQMAHEELGLSEASFPNPWVSLFSSMVSTAIGGLIPVLPFFFARGWEAVFWSALVSVLAHFAVGAAKSLVTTRKWWVSGLEMTAIAFVVGVLTYLIGVLFNVHV